From the Nonlabens marinus S1-08 genome, one window contains:
- a CDS encoding PIG-L family deacetylase has translation MKNKILLTCLCGLLISSIYGQENRLGDTPTSSSEIFHKIEKLGFLGSALFIAAHPDDENTRLIAWLDNKKMARTAYLSLTRGDGGQNLIGPELREQLGMIRTQELLEARNIDGGEQFFTRANDFGYSKDPEETLEIWNRNEVLSDVVQVIRKFQPDIIINRFDHRTAGTTHGHHTSSAILAVEAFDLVNDPTAFPAQLKYGDVWKPERQFFNTSWWFYGSEDAFAKADKTNLLEIEDGDFLDNSGYSIGEIAALSRSRHQSQGFGSSGSRGSSIEYLEFLKGTFPTDKSDPFSGINTTWTRVEGGKKVMSKLEQVTSNYDFKNPAASLDGLLDLRKEINALPEGYWKNIKLDEVDGIIADVIGLYAKAYVNQPYATAGESIKLNLEIANRALDQLNYQVNEKQTISFDKSVGSLSRNTSVTLAGTLKVLNDAQPSNPYYLEKEGSLGMYVVDNPNMIGMPEAAAAFQVPLILNFGDQKIEMSLPVIFKTTDRVRGEIYEPFFVVPDVSISVENPVYVFGNNEMKNVSVNIKAYKDVSGVEVFSDIPKDWIQPKVKQKPFSLSKGESKVYTFMISAPEGFSEGAMEIYALTNERKFDREVINIEYNHIPDQQLVRSATAKLVNPGLQNLAQSVAYINGAGDDVAQAIEALGSKVFKFEPNEVPADLTKYDAVVVGIRAFNVAPEAMANLQTRLDQFVNNGGTLVMQYNTDRGIPNDALGPLPISLSRKRVTDEHAAVTFLNPENKVLNIPNKITQKDFEGWVQERGLYFPEKWDLAFQPILGMNDKGEAQTSGSLLVAEYGKGHIVYTGLSLFRELPAGVSGAYKLLANMISLSKNKPNLETEEDQKF, from the coding sequence ATGAAAAATAAAATCTTACTAACATGTCTTTGTGGGCTACTCATCTCCTCGATCTATGGACAAGAGAACAGATTAGGTGACACACCTACCAGCAGTTCAGAAATCTTCCATAAGATTGAAAAATTAGGTTTCCTAGGGTCTGCTCTATTCATTGCCGCACACCCAGATGATGAAAATACCCGTTTGATAGCATGGTTAGACAATAAAAAAATGGCTCGAACGGCCTATCTTTCTTTAACTCGCGGCGATGGCGGACAAAATTTAATAGGGCCTGAATTGCGTGAACAACTGGGAATGATACGTACTCAAGAGCTTTTAGAGGCTAGAAATATTGATGGCGGCGAGCAATTTTTCACGAGGGCAAATGATTTTGGATACTCTAAAGATCCAGAAGAAACTTTAGAGATTTGGAATAGAAATGAGGTGTTATCTGATGTTGTTCAAGTCATCCGTAAATTTCAGCCAGACATTATCATTAACCGTTTTGATCACAGGACGGCTGGGACTACACATGGTCACCATACTAGCAGTGCGATTCTGGCAGTTGAAGCATTTGATTTGGTAAATGACCCTACCGCTTTTCCAGCGCAATTGAAATATGGAGATGTTTGGAAACCAGAACGACAGTTCTTCAATACCAGCTGGTGGTTTTATGGTAGTGAGGACGCTTTCGCGAAAGCGGACAAAACAAATCTTCTGGAAATAGAAGATGGAGATTTCCTAGACAACAGCGGCTATTCCATAGGCGAAATTGCAGCGTTGAGCCGAAGCAGACATCAGTCCCAAGGTTTTGGGTCATCAGGATCTCGCGGATCCTCTATTGAGTACTTAGAATTTCTCAAGGGTACTTTTCCAACCGATAAGTCAGATCCATTTTCAGGCATCAACACTACATGGACCAGAGTTGAAGGAGGCAAAAAAGTCATGTCAAAACTGGAACAGGTTACATCCAATTATGACTTTAAAAATCCAGCAGCAAGTCTTGATGGGCTGCTCGATCTACGCAAAGAAATCAATGCCTTGCCAGAAGGTTATTGGAAAAATATTAAGCTAGATGAAGTTGATGGAATCATAGCAGATGTTATAGGACTGTATGCTAAAGCCTATGTAAATCAACCCTACGCTACCGCTGGGGAGTCTATAAAACTCAATCTAGAAATCGCCAACCGTGCGCTGGATCAATTAAATTATCAGGTCAATGAAAAACAAACGATTTCATTTGACAAATCAGTTGGATCCTTATCACGAAATACGTCGGTTACCCTGGCAGGAACACTTAAGGTTCTAAATGACGCGCAACCATCGAACCCCTATTATTTAGAAAAAGAAGGAAGTTTAGGTATGTACGTCGTGGATAATCCCAACATGATTGGAATGCCAGAGGCAGCGGCTGCTTTCCAAGTTCCTTTGATTCTAAATTTTGGCGATCAAAAGATTGAAATGTCGTTGCCGGTGATCTTTAAAACTACAGACCGCGTGCGAGGGGAGATCTATGAGCCGTTTTTTGTGGTTCCAGATGTCTCGATATCAGTAGAGAATCCTGTTTATGTTTTTGGAAATAATGAGATGAAAAATGTTTCAGTCAATATAAAGGCTTACAAAGATGTGTCAGGAGTTGAGGTTTTTTCTGATATTCCTAAAGACTGGATTCAACCTAAGGTGAAACAAAAACCTTTTTCCTTATCCAAAGGCGAATCAAAAGTTTACACATTTATGATCTCAGCACCTGAAGGTTTTTCCGAAGGGGCCATGGAAATTTATGCCCTTACTAATGAGCGGAAATTTGACCGAGAAGTCATCAATATTGAATACAACCACATTCCAGACCAGCAGTTAGTGCGCAGCGCGACAGCAAAACTTGTGAATCCAGGTTTACAGAACCTAGCCCAAAGCGTTGCTTACATCAACGGTGCTGGTGACGATGTTGCCCAAGCCATTGAGGCATTAGGCAGCAAAGTATTCAAATTTGAGCCTAACGAAGTTCCTGCTGATTTAACTAAATATGATGCTGTGGTTGTAGGAATCAGAGCTTTTAATGTGGCTCCAGAAGCCATGGCTAATCTGCAAACCAGACTGGACCAATTTGTAAATAATGGAGGTACCTTGGTAATGCAGTACAATACGGACCGCGGGATTCCAAATGATGCACTGGGACCTTTACCTATTTCGCTTTCGCGAAAGCGAGTAACTGATGAACATGCAGCAGTAACTTTCCTTAATCCAGAAAATAAAGTTCTCAATATTCCCAATAAAATTACACAAAAGGATTTTGAAGGTTGGGTTCAGGAACGTGGATTGTACTTCCCTGAAAAATGGGATCTCGCATTCCAACCTATTTTAGGAATGAACGATAAAGGAGAAGCCCAAACCAGTGGCAGTTTGCTCGTCGCAGAATACGGTAAAGGACATATCGTTTATACAGGATTGAGTCTATTTAGAGAATTACCTGCTGGAGTTTCTGGAGCTTATAAACTTCTAGCTAATATGATAAGCTTGAGTAAAAACAAACCAAATCTTGAAACAGAAGAAGATCAAAAGTTCTAG
- a CDS encoding serine hydrolase domain-containing protein, whose product MKSTALLLLAFICLACSSQNDDDAAAEVDTLYFPSLDQSAWETMTPTQLKWDDSKLQELYGFLEQNETRAFIVLKNGKMVVEKYWGKELQGSNNFDQNSNWYWASAGKSLTAVLIGIAQENENLNIDNQTSIYLGTNWSSMPIEKENLITVRNHLTLTTGADFTVPNLDCTTPGCILYLSDAGTQWYYHNATYTILHQVLESATNQTNNEFTTAALKSKTGMDGSWVSTNGFNEVFFSTPRSAARFGLLILNKGTWAENEVLGDQNYFSSMTTASQPFNASYGYLWWLNGKESVQFPLSTNVIPSSVTPSAPEDMISALGKNGQFIDVAPSQGLVVVRMGDSSNQEPVPILFHEELWKRLYSITAN is encoded by the coding sequence ATGAAATCTACTGCGCTTTTATTACTTGCTTTTATCTGTCTTGCCTGCTCCAGTCAAAACGATGATGACGCAGCGGCTGAAGTAGACACCTTATACTTCCCGTCATTAGATCAATCTGCTTGGGAAACAATGACGCCCACACAGTTAAAGTGGGATGACTCTAAGTTGCAAGAGTTATATGGATTTCTAGAACAAAATGAGACTAGAGCATTTATCGTACTCAAAAATGGTAAGATGGTGGTAGAAAAATATTGGGGTAAAGAGTTGCAAGGTAGTAATAACTTTGACCAAAATTCCAATTGGTACTGGGCTAGTGCAGGCAAGTCCTTAACGGCTGTACTGATAGGCATTGCTCAGGAAAATGAAAATCTCAATATTGATAACCAGACATCAATATATCTAGGAACTAATTGGAGTTCCATGCCTATAGAAAAGGAAAACCTGATTACTGTGAGAAATCATTTAACCCTAACGACTGGTGCAGACTTCACGGTTCCAAATCTAGATTGTACCACACCGGGCTGTATTCTATATTTGAGTGATGCAGGTACGCAGTGGTACTATCACAATGCCACATATACTATACTGCACCAAGTATTAGAAAGTGCCACTAATCAGACCAATAATGAGTTTACTACTGCCGCTTTGAAAAGTAAAACAGGAATGGATGGGTCGTGGGTCAGTACCAATGGTTTCAATGAAGTCTTTTTTAGCACTCCTAGAAGTGCAGCCCGATTTGGTTTATTGATTTTGAATAAGGGAACCTGGGCTGAAAATGAGGTTTTAGGGGATCAAAATTACTTCTCCTCCATGACTACCGCCTCGCAACCCTTTAATGCATCTTATGGATACTTGTGGTGGTTGAATGGAAAAGAATCGGTTCAATTTCCATTGAGTACAAATGTGATCCCATCTTCTGTGACACCTTCAGCTCCTGAAGATATGATCAGTGCTTTAGGGAAAAACGGACAGTTTATAGACGTTGCCCCCAGCCAAGGTCTTGTGGTTGTCAGGATGGGGGATTCCTCAAATCAAGAGCCAGTTCCTATTCTTTTTCATGAGGAGCTATGGAAAAGATTGTATTCAATTACTGCAAACTAG
- a CDS encoding OsmC family protein: MKFTRKAAAQWKGTGKEGKGHISTDSKVMVDVPYSFGTRFEGEEKGTNPEELLGAAHAGCYTMQLSFLLNEDGFTATHLHTDAKVLFEDGEITTINLTLTGEVPEISADKFKEIANKAKEVCPVSKLFKAKVNLDATLK, encoded by the coding sequence ATGAAATTTACGAGAAAAGCAGCCGCACAGTGGAAAGGAACTGGAAAAGAAGGAAAAGGTCATATAAGTACTGATAGCAAAGTGATGGTCGATGTACCTTATTCCTTTGGAACCAGATTTGAGGGTGAAGAAAAAGGGACTAATCCTGAAGAATTGTTAGGAGCAGCACACGCAGGTTGCTATACCATGCAATTGAGCTTCTTATTGAACGAGGATGGCTTTACTGCGACACACTTACATACGGATGCTAAAGTTCTTTTTGAAGACGGAGAGATCACTACAATCAATTTAACTTTAACTGGTGAAGTGCCAGAAATAAGTGCTGATAAGTTCAAAGAGATCGCTAACAAGGCTAAAGAGGTTTGTCCAGTTTCTAAACTGTTCAAAGCAAAAGTCAATCTAGATGCCACTTTGAAATAG
- a CDS encoding sodium:solute symporter — protein sequence MGIVNWITGSLGELSIIDWFILASTLAFIVLYGVYKTRGKQTSEEYIKGGDARWWTVGLSVMATQASAITFLSTPGQAYTDGMEFVQFYFGLPIAVIIICVTFIPIYHKLKVYTAYEFLEKRFDVKTRSLASILFLIQRGLAAGITIYAPAIILSAVLNWELKYLNIVIGILVIIYTVSGGTKAVNVTQKQQMIVIMAGMVTAFVLIVTQLPDSVSFDNALTMAGNADKMKILDFNFSLDDRYNVWTALFGASFLMLSYFGTDQSQVQRYLSGKSVKQMRIGLLFNGLLKVPMQFFILMVGVMVFVFYQFNSTPLNFNPAAEKAVLDSEYAGDYQDLQQAHAAILEEKQEKQIAYGKLLEKGTSTESNLLSNELKSLRNTEELNREKARELITKADPSAETNDKDFVFINFILNHLPKGLIGLLLAVIISAAMSSTASELNALSSTTTIDIYKRFRGAGKDDDHFVVASKWFTLLWGIIAITFASIVSLFDNLIQLVNIIGSLFYGTILGIFLVAFYFKKIKGHAIFIAALISEAVVVACYLIDLADNGIDILPFLWLNPLGALLTIGLALLIQSGKGSNTVETQPILNDSLT from the coding sequence ATGGGAATAGTTAATTGGATCACGGGCAGTTTAGGAGAATTATCTATCATAGATTGGTTCATTCTGGCTTCCACATTAGCATTTATAGTACTCTACGGCGTGTATAAAACGCGAGGTAAACAAACCAGCGAGGAATATATTAAAGGTGGAGATGCGAGGTGGTGGACGGTTGGCTTATCTGTGATGGCAACGCAGGCGAGCGCGATTACATTTTTGAGCACTCCTGGCCAGGCGTATACCGATGGGATGGAGTTTGTTCAATTTTACTTTGGGTTGCCTATTGCAGTCATCATTATCTGTGTTACGTTCATTCCTATCTATCATAAACTCAAGGTATATACAGCTTATGAGTTTTTAGAAAAGCGATTTGATGTAAAAACCAGGTCGCTTGCTTCGATTTTGTTTTTAATACAGCGAGGTCTGGCAGCCGGAATTACCATTTATGCGCCGGCCATTATTTTGAGTGCCGTATTAAATTGGGAACTGAAATACCTCAACATAGTTATAGGAATTTTGGTAATTATCTACACCGTTTCTGGTGGTACCAAAGCTGTAAATGTTACCCAAAAGCAGCAAATGATCGTGATCATGGCTGGAATGGTTACCGCATTTGTATTAATTGTTACCCAACTACCAGATAGCGTTTCATTTGACAATGCGCTAACTATGGCAGGAAACGCAGATAAGATGAAAATCTTGGATTTTAATTTCTCACTTGATGATCGTTATAATGTCTGGACTGCTTTATTTGGTGCAAGTTTTTTGATGTTAAGTTATTTTGGAACTGATCAATCTCAGGTACAGCGTTACTTATCTGGTAAATCTGTAAAGCAAATGCGTATTGGTCTTCTTTTTAATGGATTGCTAAAAGTGCCCATGCAGTTCTTTATCCTGATGGTAGGTGTGATGGTTTTTGTTTTTTACCAGTTCAACTCTACCCCATTGAATTTTAATCCAGCAGCAGAGAAAGCGGTACTGGATAGTGAGTACGCCGGCGATTACCAGGACTTACAACAAGCACACGCCGCTATTCTCGAAGAAAAGCAGGAGAAGCAAATTGCCTACGGCAAGCTATTGGAAAAAGGCACTTCAACCGAATCCAACCTACTGAGTAACGAGCTCAAATCACTAAGAAATACAGAAGAACTCAATCGCGAAAAAGCCCGTGAACTCATTACGAAAGCAGATCCAAGCGCCGAGACCAACGATAAAGATTTTGTATTCATCAACTTTATTTTGAATCACTTGCCTAAAGGATTGATCGGATTATTGCTTGCCGTGATCATAAGCGCTGCCATGTCTTCTACGGCATCAGAATTAAATGCACTGTCTTCCACTACTACCATTGATATCTATAAACGATTTCGTGGTGCAGGAAAAGACGATGATCATTTTGTAGTGGCTAGTAAATGGTTCACGCTGTTGTGGGGAATTATTGCTATCACATTCGCAAGTATCGTTTCTCTATTTGATAATTTGATTCAGCTCGTGAATATTATTGGATCTCTGTTTTATGGAACTATACTGGGAATTTTCTTAGTGGCTTTTTACTTCAAAAAAATCAAGGGTCATGCTATTTTCATCGCTGCATTAATCTCTGAAGCTGTTGTGGTCGCCTGCTATCTTATCGATCTCGCAGATAATGGCATTGATATATTACCGTTCCTTTGGTTGAATCCGCTGGGGGCTTTGTTGACCATTGGCCTCGCCTTGTTAATACAGTCGGGAAAAGGATCAAACACAGTAGAAACTCAGCCTATATTAAATGATTCACTCACCTAG
- a CDS encoding porin family protein: protein MENRKNIVEVTSQRLGQLDKTPHDRVWERIRSDLEKKRRRRFLFWILFALGLFLLLALLFASFTNNLAAVEWMPESTIIDSKGSDQKTPASSVNTDSIDKINQNNTIQEASKPINKSVVSFSKSLTNANNKQSSAHREMLLTIADTTYARYGAITNYEYANPSAEEKLKDLNSMTMDIISEPSTADSLSFENAKSSKLPKETKPVSIEQNKFKADWGVALYGSVNSYMGGFKKSQLDNRLDGVKGTNTIKFDPVAYLVYGGDNTAFIRLGAGRVTLNREIPLPQNIDAANLQYVKYRNNLDVSSLTGTQLVEVEARYFNIPLDLGYRLIRGKVDLAIMGNVSYMVLLEDRVSAISNTDRTDLGRSSIYYDNIFAIGAGVQFRYHLARRINVNLEPMIKKQLRVYRISAIDSPFTFNAQLGLEYSF from the coding sequence ATGGAGAATCGCAAGAACATAGTAGAGGTTACCTCGCAGCGATTGGGACAATTGGATAAGACTCCGCATGATAGGGTTTGGGAAAGGATAAGATCAGACTTAGAGAAAAAACGTAGACGTAGATTTCTATTTTGGATACTTTTTGCTCTCGGGCTTTTTCTCTTGTTGGCTCTATTATTCGCCTCATTTACTAATAATTTAGCAGCGGTAGAATGGATGCCAGAATCTACTATCATAGACTCTAAAGGTAGCGATCAAAAGACTCCAGCATCATCTGTTAACACAGATAGTATAGATAAAATCAACCAGAATAACACGATACAGGAAGCATCAAAGCCCATTAATAAAAGTGTTGTGTCATTCTCAAAATCATTAACCAATGCAAACAACAAGCAATCATCTGCTCATAGGGAAATGTTATTAACTATTGCAGACACCACTTATGCACGCTACGGCGCTATTACAAATTACGAATATGCAAATCCGTCAGCTGAAGAGAAATTAAAGGATTTAAACAGCATGACAATGGATATAATTTCTGAACCATCAACAGCTGATTCGCTCTCATTTGAAAACGCAAAGTCATCCAAATTGCCTAAGGAAACTAAACCAGTCAGCATAGAGCAGAATAAATTTAAGGCAGATTGGGGAGTTGCATTATATGGATCTGTAAACAGCTATATGGGCGGCTTTAAAAAATCACAATTGGATAACCGATTGGACGGTGTAAAGGGTACCAATACTATAAAATTCGATCCGGTGGCTTACCTGGTTTATGGTGGTGATAACACGGCGTTTATCCGTCTGGGAGCAGGACGCGTCACCTTGAATCGCGAGATTCCTTTACCTCAAAATATAGATGCGGCAAATCTTCAATACGTAAAATACCGCAACAACCTGGATGTTTCCAGTCTAACTGGCACACAACTGGTTGAGGTAGAGGCGCGATATTTCAATATTCCTTTAGATCTTGGGTATAGATTAATTCGAGGTAAGGTAGATCTAGCTATTATGGGGAATGTGAGCTATATGGTACTTTTAGAGGACAGGGTAAGTGCCATCTCAAATACAGATCGCACTGACCTGGGTAGATCAAGTATCTATTATGATAATATTTTTGCCATAGGCGCTGGAGTACAGTTTAGATATCACCTTGCTCGCAGGATAAACGTCAATCTTGAGCCCATGATCAAGAAACAATTGCGTGTTTATCGCATTTCGGCAATCGACTCACCCTTTACGTTCAATGCACAATTGGGATTGGAATATAGTTTTTGA
- a CDS encoding sulfite exporter TauE/SafE family protein, whose protein sequence is MTVEIVLLLLLLGLIAGFLSGSVGVGGGVVMVPLAIWFLGYTQHQAQGLSLAVLAVPVTFIAAYTYHTSGHQLDWRYALVIAVAFVVGGYLGSKIAVDLNQQMLKKIFGAILLIVAIKMIFFSGAKA, encoded by the coding sequence ATGACTGTAGAAATTGTATTGCTGCTCTTGCTTTTAGGCCTGATTGCAGGCTTTTTAAGTGGGAGTGTAGGAGTAGGTGGTGGAGTAGTCATGGTGCCGCTGGCTATCTGGTTTCTAGGTTATACCCAGCATCAAGCTCAAGGGTTAAGCCTTGCCGTGCTAGCTGTGCCAGTTACATTTATTGCTGCTTATACATATCACACCAGTGGCCATCAACTAGACTGGCGTTATGCGCTAGTCATTGCCGTAGCATTTGTGGTAGGAGGTTATTTAGGATCTAAAATAGCCGTAGATTTAAATCAACAGATGCTTAAAAAGATTTTCGGTGCTATATTGCTTATCGTCGCTATAAAGATGATATTCTTTTCAGGCGCTAAAGCATAA
- a CDS encoding DUF1206 domain-containing protein has product MKNYRRFARFGIATKGLVYFLIGFMAFITACNLTESVKSEKDILQWIYDQDFGSIALLVIIAGLTGYIFSRIYLTFNKNDYDGSDHKPYVRRLGYIVNAVGYILLWYTCWTIFIGYIDNDNSAVNAFLTGSTFGTVVIYGVAVGLAISAINEWWITFSSMMDKMVVDSVLDPKQYKYLLLLGKFGRFNRGIVFAVFAYILARSAYYNLDSFPKGAFEAFAFINAASGAYVMGFIAFGVICYGLFLLLSARHRNIPIE; this is encoded by the coding sequence TTGAAGAATTACAGACGTTTTGCCAGATTTGGTATTGCTACTAAAGGATTGGTTTACTTTCTAATCGGGTTTATGGCATTCATCACTGCGTGCAATCTAACTGAGTCCGTTAAAAGTGAAAAAGACATATTACAATGGATTTATGATCAAGATTTTGGGTCCATTGCTTTACTAGTAATAATTGCTGGCCTTACTGGTTACATATTTTCTCGCATTTACTTAACGTTTAATAAAAACGATTATGATGGGTCTGACCATAAACCTTATGTAAGACGTTTGGGTTATATTGTCAATGCTGTAGGTTATATCCTATTATGGTACACCTGTTGGACTATTTTTATTGGGTATATAGATAATGATAATTCTGCCGTGAACGCATTTCTTACCGGATCCACATTTGGAACTGTAGTCATTTATGGAGTGGCTGTTGGACTTGCCATAAGCGCTATCAATGAATGGTGGATTACATTTTCTAGTATGATGGATAAAATGGTTGTAGACAGCGTTTTAGACCCTAAACAATATAAATACCTCTTACTTTTAGGGAAGTTCGGTAGGTTCAATCGTGGAATCGTATTTGCCGTTTTTGCATATATCTTGGCCCGGTCTGCTTACTATAATCTAGATAGTTTTCCAAAAGGAGCGTTTGAAGCATTCGCATTTATAAATGCCGCCTCTGGCGCGTATGTGATGGGGTTCATCGCTTTTGGCGTCATATGCTATGGACTTTTTCTATTGTTGAGCGCAAGACATAGGAATATCCCAATAGAATAA
- a CDS encoding RNA polymerase sigma factor, whose translation MNQNNSSLSQIIIGCRKQKLGDQEKLYHTYKKDLYNLALKYSRNTEDAEDILHDAFIVIFKTIRKYKETGSFEGWMKRIVIFKAIDRYKLGKSKHQITDQQAQVDEEEFDTGNLFTIDEILQVVQELPDQYRLVFNLYQMDGFSHKEIADSLGITVGTSKSNLSRSKKILSQKLTDLRNNKQY comes from the coding sequence GTGAATCAAAATAACTCTTCATTATCTCAAATCATAATAGGTTGCCGTAAGCAAAAGCTGGGTGATCAGGAGAAGCTATATCATACATATAAGAAAGACCTCTACAACCTTGCCCTAAAATACAGCCGAAATACGGAAGACGCTGAGGATATTCTCCACGATGCATTCATCGTGATATTTAAAACTATACGTAAATACAAAGAAACTGGCTCCTTTGAAGGTTGGATGAAAAGGATCGTCATTTTTAAAGCGATAGATAGATACAAACTTGGAAAATCTAAACATCAGATCACAGATCAGCAGGCTCAAGTGGATGAGGAAGAATTTGATACAGGTAACCTTTTTACAATTGATGAGATACTACAGGTAGTTCAAGAATTACCAGACCAGTACCGTCTGGTTTTTAACCTCTACCAGATGGATGGTTTTTCACATAAAGAGATAGCGGACTCTCTTGGTATTACGGTAGGCACATCCAAGAGCAATTTATCACGGTCAAAGAAAATATTAAGTCAAAAATTGACTGATTTACGAAATAATAAACAGTATTAA
- a CDS encoding DUF1206 domain-containing protein: MSSSKKEKFARVGIATKGLIYVILGGLTAFAAFSSQESITASNGALKYIAGQSFGQILLIITTIGIIAYVMWRLYLAFQNPENRSDSDTKSAVKRLGYFFSAISYALLAYTAIEILLNNSTGGSGKQSWISTILDQSWGVYLIYFIALVLLGKALYELYRAYSGKFKSKIQNAELDRKAQSFLIKAGKVGFTARSIVFAIIAYTFFRAASATNAQMAGGTKMAFAFLQEQGGQILLAVIAFGLALYGVYLLASSRYRNIPIR, encoded by the coding sequence ATGAGTTCTAGTAAGAAGGAAAAGTTTGCAAGAGTGGGTATCGCCACTAAAGGTTTAATATATGTGATCCTAGGTGGACTAACGGCGTTTGCCGCTTTCAGTTCACAAGAAAGCATCACGGCAAGTAACGGTGCATTAAAGTACATTGCTGGGCAAAGTTTTGGACAAATTCTTCTTATTATTACTACTATTGGTATCATCGCTTATGTTATGTGGAGGTTGTATTTAGCCTTCCAAAATCCAGAGAACAGATCTGATTCTGACACAAAATCAGCCGTGAAGCGCCTGGGTTATTTCTTCAGTGCAATCTCATACGCGCTTCTAGCGTACACTGCCATAGAAATTTTATTGAATAATTCTACAGGCGGTTCTGGCAAGCAGAGTTGGATTTCTACCATTCTAGACCAATCATGGGGGGTTTACCTTATTTATTTTATTGCTTTAGTACTATTAGGTAAAGCTTTATATGAATTATACCGTGCTTATTCAGGAAAATTCAAAAGCAAAATTCAAAACGCAGAACTGGACAGAAAGGCACAGTCATTTCTTATTAAAGCCGGTAAAGTAGGGTTTACAGCACGCTCTATTGTATTTGCAATAATTGCCTATACCTTTTTCAGAGCAGCATCAGCCACAAACGCGCAAATGGCTGGAGGTACTAAAATGGCTTTCGCATTTTTACAGGAGCAAGGTGGCCAAATATTACTCGCAGTAATTGCTTTTGGGTTAGCCTTATACGGTGTGTATCTTCTTGCCAGCTCCCGTTATCGTAATATACCTATTCGATAA
- a CDS encoding DUF2911 domain-containing protein, which translates to MKNRILLAALCLISLGAYAQITPVQPSPSAKLMQTVGLTDVSVAYSRPAMRGREIFGELVPFNQVWRTGANANTIVTFTDSITLGGQKLKAGDYALYTKPGKDQWEVIFYSNTDNWGTPADWDDSLVAARVMATPVKMANASENFTIAINNLKTDGASLDMMWDKTMVSVPFNVPTDEKMLASINRIISGPTAADYFSAASFYLETGKDIKQAKEWIDMAAAKSPNAYWMWRTKSLIEAKMGDKNAAIESAKKSMALAAAAPNPDYVRLNKISLEEWGVKM; encoded by the coding sequence ATGAAAAACAGAATTTTACTAGCTGCCCTTTGCCTTATTAGCTTAGGAGCATACGCTCAAATTACTCCAGTACAGCCTAGTCCTAGTGCAAAACTGATGCAAACGGTTGGACTGACTGATGTTAGTGTCGCCTATTCAAGACCAGCGATGCGCGGTCGTGAAATTTTTGGAGAATTAGTTCCTTTTAATCAAGTATGGAGAACAGGTGCTAATGCTAATACCATAGTCACATTTACAGACAGCATAACGCTAGGAGGTCAGAAACTAAAAGCTGGTGATTACGCGCTATATACAAAGCCAGGTAAAGATCAGTGGGAAGTTATCTTTTACAGCAATACAGACAACTGGGGTACACCAGCAGATTGGGACGATAGTCTAGTAGCAGCCCGAGTAATGGCAACGCCAGTAAAAATGGCGAATGCTTCAGAAAACTTTACCATTGCCATCAACAATTTGAAAACGGATGGTGCAAGTCTAGACATGATGTGGGATAAGACCATGGTTTCAGTTCCATTCAATGTACCTACTGATGAGAAGATGCTGGCAAGCATCAACCGCATCATTTCTGGTCCTACTGCTGCAGACTATTTCAGTGCCGCAAGTTTTTATCTGGAAACTGGAAAAGACATCAAGCAAGCAAAAGAATGGATAGATATGGCTGCAGCTAAAAGCCCTAATGCCTACTGGATGTGGAGAACTAAATCTTTGATCGAGGCTAAAATGGGAGACAAAAATGCTGCTATCGAGAGTGCAAAGAAATCTATGGCACTTGCTGCCGCGGCACCTAACCCTGATTATGTGAGATTGAATAAAATTTCATTAGAAGAGTGGGGCGTTAAAATGTAA